The following are encoded in a window of Synechococcales cyanobacterium CNB genomic DNA:
- the ribD gene encoding bifunctional diaminohydroxyphosphoribosylaminopyrimidine deaminase/5-amino-6-(5-phosphoribosylamino)uracil reductase RibD, translated as MPDSRNMLDLAARLALRAAGDVEPNPMVGAAIVRDGVVIGLGHHRRFGGLHAEREALADCRRRGHDPRGATVFVTLEPCCHHGKQPPCTDALIEAGVARVVFARPDPHETSGGGASILRAAGIACEGASDSALAVRIGDPFVKRVTTGLPWVVAKWAQSHDGRLGSRPGVPRWISCEASRRRVHCLRARVDAIVTGIGTVVTDDPMLTARGVRVHRMARRVVIDARLETPLGCALVRTAREVPTTIVTAGEPEAATRRVMESAGVEVTVVGGSERVDLLATMRLLVERYGATTVLLEAGPRLLASMLEEGLVDVVLTHTAPPNGADDAPLMQAEACLRGMIGDAGRLALVRTKRVGVDLERWYCAVRS; from the coding sequence ATGCCCGACTCCCGGAACATGCTGGACCTCGCCGCCCGCCTCGCCCTGCGCGCCGCCGGCGACGTGGAGCCGAACCCGATGGTGGGCGCGGCGATCGTTCGCGACGGCGTGGTGATCGGGCTTGGGCACCACCGGCGATTCGGCGGCCTGCACGCGGAGCGAGAGGCGCTGGCGGATTGTCGTCGGCGCGGGCACGACCCGCGCGGAGCGACGGTGTTCGTGACGCTCGAACCGTGCTGCCACCACGGGAAGCAGCCGCCGTGCACGGATGCGCTGATTGAAGCCGGTGTCGCGCGCGTCGTGTTCGCGCGGCCGGACCCGCACGAGACGAGCGGCGGCGGGGCGTCGATCCTCCGCGCAGCCGGGATCGCGTGCGAGGGGGCGAGCGATTCCGCGCTCGCGGTTCGGATCGGCGATCCGTTCGTCAAACGAGTGACGACGGGGCTGCCGTGGGTCGTCGCCAAGTGGGCGCAGTCGCACGACGGGCGGCTTGGGAGCCGTCCGGGCGTGCCTCGGTGGATCTCGTGCGAGGCCTCGCGGCGGCGTGTCCACTGCCTGCGTGCGCGTGTCGATGCCATCGTGACCGGGATCGGCACGGTGGTGACCGACGACCCGATGTTGACGGCGCGGGGCGTGCGCGTGCATCGCATGGCGCGCCGGGTTGTGATCGACGCGAGGCTGGAGACGCCGCTCGGGTGCGCGCTCGTGCGGACGGCTCGGGAAGTGCCCACGACCATCGTGACGGCGGGTGAGCCGGAGGCTGCGACCCGTCGCGTGATGGAGTCGGCGGGCGTGGAGGTGACCGTGGTCGGCGGATCGGAGCGGGTCGATCTGCTGGCCACGATGCGTCTGCTCGTTGAGCGATATGGGGCGACGACCGTGCTGCTTGAGGCCGGCCCGCGTCTGCTGGCGTCGATGCTGGAGGAAGGGTTGGTGGACGTTGTCCTGACTCACACCGCTCCGCCGAACGGGGCCGATGACGCGCCGCTCATGCAAGCGGAGGCGTGCCTGCGCGGCATGATCGGCGACGCGGGCCGGCTTGCGCTCGTGCGCACGAAGCGTGTCGGCGTGGACCTTGAGCGCTGGTACTGCGCGGTCAGGTCTTGA
- a CDS encoding arabinan endo-1,5-alpha-L-arabinosidase has translation MRLPPIIVFAFVATPLNAQSADPDLKARGLSGNPVFEGWYADPEAVVFGDLYWVYPTWSDDWGESVADERAAAGEQRQRPINPQYHKQTYFDAFSSPDLVHWTKHPRVLDLADVSWGEYALWAPAAVHANDRYYLFFAANDIQNNEEIGGIGIAVADNPAGPFKDALGRPLIDRFHNGAQPIDQFVFRDDDGQYYMYYGGWRRCNVVKLAPDLLSLVPFEDGETFKEITPEQYVEGPFVFKRGGRYYLMWSEGGWGGPHYSVAYAIADSPIGPFRRVGKILQQDPEVATGAGHHSVIPVPGSDTWYIVYHRRPLGRTSPHHRVVCIDEMHFDADGTIRSVTITFEGVRARPLVAPADFTEEGR, from the coding sequence ATGCGACTCCCCCCGATCATCGTGTTCGCGTTCGTCGCGACGCCGCTCAACGCCCAGAGCGCCGACCCCGACCTCAAGGCACGCGGCCTCTCCGGCAACCCCGTCTTCGAGGGCTGGTACGCGGATCCCGAGGCGGTCGTCTTCGGCGACCTGTACTGGGTCTATCCGACCTGGAGCGACGACTGGGGAGAGAGCGTCGCGGACGAACGGGCGGCTGCAGGAGAGCAGCGGCAACGCCCCATTAATCCGCAGTACCACAAGCAGACGTACTTCGACGCGTTCAGTTCCCCCGACCTGGTGCACTGGACGAAGCACCCACGCGTGCTCGACCTTGCCGACGTCTCGTGGGGCGAGTACGCCCTCTGGGCCCCAGCCGCCGTCCACGCCAACGACCGCTACTACCTCTTCTTCGCCGCCAACGACATCCAGAACAACGAAGAGATCGGCGGCATCGGCATCGCCGTCGCGGACAACCCCGCAGGCCCCTTCAAGGACGCCCTGGGCAGACCGCTCATCGACCGCTTCCACAACGGCGCACAGCCGATCGACCAGTTCGTCTTCCGCGACGACGACGGCCAGTACTACATGTACTACGGCGGCTGGCGGCGGTGCAACGTCGTCAAACTCGCCCCGGACCTGCTGAGCCTCGTCCCCTTCGAGGACGGCGAGACCTTCAAGGAGATCACGCCGGAGCAATACGTCGAGGGGCCGTTCGTTTTCAAGCGCGGCGGCCGCTACTACCTGATGTGGTCCGAGGGCGGCTGGGGCGGCCCGCACTACTCGGTGGCGTACGCGATCGCCGACTCTCCGATCGGGCCTTTCCGACGAGTGGGCAAGATTCTCCAGCAGGATCCGGAGGTGGCGACCGGCGCGGGACACCACTCGGTGATCCCCGTGCCAGGATCGGACACGTGGTACATCGTGTATCACCGGCGGCCGCTGGGCAGGACAAGCCCGCATCACCGCGTCGTGTGCATTGACGAGATGCACTTCGACGCCGACGGCACGATCCGATCCGTTACGATCACCTTCGAGGGCGTGCGGGCGCGGCCGCTGGTCGCGCCGGCCGACTTCACCGAAGAGGGCCGCTGA
- a CDS encoding aminomethyl transferase family protein has product MSHPSPIIAHTASAQPLTSPYAAPGDPVLVVEVIQAFGPMPLEYAAIRTSCGLLDLPHRAVIEATGADRLDFLNRMVTQELRGQQPMHARRSFWLNRKGRIDADLRVIELGDRTLLELDTHALKRTLETLPAFIFTEDVAFRDATSEIHRLDLHGLTAATLIDHAAEPASTRRAASLQDGEAVIARIAAADVIVLRDDSAGVPGLELFVPTSAATRVFDRLLDAGGWRWDAPETFDPGTERARVRPIGWLAYNVARIEAGTPLYYLDFGPDSLPHETGLLHDRVSFRKGCYLGQEVVARMESLGQPKQRLVALRFDAPGDGRETPQPVTGDAVLADDANEKPIGAVTSSTISPMLGGVPICFAMVRSAHAAPGTRLTVEANGEPVGATVQDGLAFHRSVKT; this is encoded by the coding sequence ATGTCGCACCCAAGCCCCATCATCGCGCACACGGCTTCTGCGCAACCGCTCACCTCCCCCTACGCCGCCCCGGGCGACCCGGTCCTCGTTGTCGAGGTGATCCAGGCGTTCGGTCCGATGCCGCTCGAGTACGCCGCCATACGCACGTCGTGCGGCCTGCTCGACCTCCCGCACCGTGCCGTGATCGAAGCAACCGGCGCGGATCGTCTCGACTTCCTCAACCGCATGGTCACCCAGGAACTCCGCGGCCAACAGCCGATGCACGCACGCCGTTCGTTCTGGCTCAATCGCAAGGGGCGTATCGACGCCGACCTCCGCGTCATCGAACTCGGAGACCGAACGCTCCTCGAACTCGACACCCACGCGCTCAAGCGCACGCTCGAAACCCTCCCCGCCTTCATCTTCACCGAGGACGTGGCCTTCCGCGACGCAACAAGCGAGATCCACCGCCTCGACCTGCACGGCCTCACGGCCGCCACACTGATCGACCACGCCGCCGAACCCGCCAGCACGCGGCGCGCGGCGTCGCTCCAAGACGGCGAGGCAGTGATCGCCCGCATCGCTGCCGCGGACGTGATCGTCCTCCGCGACGATTCCGCCGGCGTGCCGGGGTTGGAACTCTTCGTCCCCACGAGCGCCGCGACGAGAGTCTTCGATCGGCTCCTCGACGCCGGCGGCTGGCGATGGGACGCGCCCGAGACCTTCGACCCAGGCACGGAGCGGGCGCGCGTACGCCCGATCGGCTGGCTGGCCTACAACGTCGCCCGCATCGAGGCAGGAACGCCCCTCTACTACCTCGACTTCGGACCGGACTCACTCCCGCACGAGACGGGCCTGCTGCACGATCGCGTCTCCTTCCGAAAAGGCTGCTATCTCGGGCAGGAGGTCGTGGCACGAATGGAATCGCTCGGCCAGCCGAAGCAGCGGCTCGTCGCGCTGAGGTTCGACGCACCCGGCGACGGCCGTGAGACGCCGCAGCCGGTCACCGGCGACGCCGTTCTCGCGGACGACGCGAACGAAAAGCCCATCGGCGCAGTGACGAGTTCTACCATCTCGCCGATGCTCGGGGGAGTGCCCATCTGCTTCGCGATGGTGCGCTCGGCACACGCCGCCCCGGGCACACGCCTCACCGTCGAAGCGAACGGCGAACCCGTCGGCGCGACCGTTCAGGACGGGCTGGCGTTTCACCGATCGGTCAAGACCTGA
- the recA gene encoding recombinase RecA yields MASTKENGAVEIKLEDKSKRQALANALAQIDKAFGRGSIMRLDEEAYLAVPGISTGALSLDLALGGRGIPRGRIIEVFGPESSGKTTLALSVAANAQRAGGVAAFIDAEHALDPSWAKRIGVNIDELLVSQPDTGEQALEICELLVRSNAVDVIVVDSVAALIPKAEIEGEMGDAHVGLQARLMSQAMRKLTGVIARSNCTVIFINQIREKIGVMFGSPETTPGGRALKFYASVRIDIRRTSAIKDGETNVGNRVRAKVVKNKVAPPFRDAEFDIMFNEGISMAGDLLDLAVEEKVVQKSGAWFAYGDVRLGQGRENAKQFIKDNPDLAAEIREAVLNARLPGRKHVGAAVVSAAPDLEEVEA; encoded by the coding sequence ATGGCTTCCACGAAGGAGAACGGCGCGGTCGAGATCAAACTCGAGGACAAGAGCAAGCGGCAGGCTCTCGCCAATGCGCTCGCGCAGATCGACAAGGCGTTCGGTCGCGGCTCCATCATGCGGCTCGACGAGGAGGCGTATCTGGCGGTGCCGGGCATCTCGACCGGCGCGCTCTCGCTCGACCTCGCGCTCGGAGGGCGCGGCATCCCGCGCGGGCGCATCATCGAGGTCTTCGGCCCTGAGTCCAGCGGCAAGACGACGCTCGCGCTCTCCGTCGCGGCGAACGCGCAGCGCGCGGGCGGGGTGGCGGCGTTCATCGACGCGGAGCACGCCCTCGACCCCTCCTGGGCGAAGCGGATCGGGGTCAACATCGACGAACTGCTCGTCAGCCAGCCCGACACCGGCGAGCAGGCACTCGAAATCTGCGAGCTCCTCGTGCGGTCCAATGCTGTGGACGTGATCGTGGTAGACTCGGTGGCCGCGCTCATTCCCAAGGCGGAGATCGAGGGCGAGATGGGCGACGCGCACGTCGGCCTCCAGGCCCGCCTGATGAGCCAGGCGATGCGCAAGCTCACCGGCGTCATCGCCCGGTCCAACTGCACGGTCATCTTCATCAACCAGATTCGTGAGAAGATCGGCGTGATGTTCGGCAGCCCCGAGACCACGCCCGGCGGCCGCGCCCTGAAGTTCTACGCTTCGGTCCGCATCGACATCCGGCGGACGAGCGCGATCAAGGACGGCGAGACCAACGTCGGCAACCGGGTGCGGGCGAAGGTCGTGAAGAACAAGGTCGCCCCCCCCTTCCGTGACGCCGAGTTCGACATCATGTTCAACGAGGGCATCTCGATGGCGGGCGATCTGCTCGACCTGGCCGTCGAGGAAAAGGTCGTGCAGAAGAGCGGGGCGTGGTTTGCCTACGGCGACGTTCGGCTCGGACAGGGGCGTGAGAACGCCAAGCAGTTCATCAAGGACAACCCGGACCTGGCTGCGGAAATCCGCGAGGCGGTCCTGAACGCCCGGCTGCCTGGGCGCAAGCACGTCGGCGCGGCGGTTGTGTCTGCCGCGCCGGACCTGGAGGAGGTCGAGGCCTGA
- a CDS encoding enoyl-CoA hydratase/isomerase family protein, with protein MIRLDFDCTIASITLDRPDRRNALTPEMLDAIPGMVDQAAQSARVIVLQGAGQAFCAGFDLSLCKDDPIGDTMKSLLRGLSMAVRSLRACRVPVVAAAHGAAVAGGCALLGGADFVIANDEARLGYPVLRLGVSPAVSAPFLRAAVGDALCRERLLDTGLISGREAARLGWVWRSVPDPDSVRTAAFELAQRLIPKSAAALAATKRWLNTIDGTENTEWPERALQASLRLAGGAEERAMLPAAWG; from the coding sequence ATGATCCGGCTCGACTTCGACTGCACGATCGCCTCCATCACCCTCGACCGACCCGACCGCCGCAACGCCCTCACCCCAGAGATGCTCGACGCGATCCCGGGAATGGTCGATCAGGCGGCGCAGTCTGCGCGCGTCATCGTCCTTCAAGGTGCCGGCCAGGCCTTCTGCGCCGGCTTCGATCTCTCGCTCTGCAAGGACGATCCGATCGGCGACACCATGAAATCGTTGCTGCGTGGACTGTCCATGGCCGTCCGGTCGCTCCGGGCTTGCCGCGTTCCCGTCGTCGCAGCCGCCCACGGCGCAGCCGTCGCCGGCGGATGTGCCCTCCTCGGCGGCGCGGACTTCGTCATCGCCAACGACGAGGCCCGGCTCGGTTACCCCGTGCTCCGCCTCGGCGTTTCACCGGCTGTTTCCGCGCCTTTCCTCCGTGCCGCCGTCGGCGACGCTCTATGCCGAGAACGGCTGCTGGATACGGGCCTGATCTCAGGGCGCGAAGCCGCCCGCCTCGGGTGGGTCTGGCGCAGTGTGCCCGATCCCGACTCGGTTCGTACCGCCGCGTTCGAACTCGCACAGCGGCTCATACCCAAGTCCGCGGCCGCTCTTGCCGCGACGAAACGTTGGCTCAACACCATCGACGGCACGGAAAACACCGAGTGGCCCGAACGCGCACTTCAAGCATCGCTCCGGCTTGCCGGCGGGGCGGAGGAACGGGCGATGCTGCCAGCGGCGTGGGGGTGA
- a CDS encoding hydroxymethylglutaryl-CoA lyase: MPGVSERVRITDVSPRDGLQNEPHAIPTDDKARLVELLTLTGVDEVEVTSFVSPKWVPQLGDAVQLFEAVADLKPPELVFSALVPNDRGAQAALRVNEHAGRRVIDKVAVFTATSETFTRKNVNATIAESVERFRPVVALSHGSGLRVRGYVSCIIRCPFEGDVPPARVAEVASILLDAGVDEIDLGDTIGAATPESLAPVLDAMRTVVGDFSLRDDGEAPLTLHLHDTTGRAAECVATALAAGVRSFDAAAGGLGGCPFASTDEARAPGNIATVLLIHAVERAGFVTGVDRERLAAASAFAERLVALAERGGV; the protein is encoded by the coding sequence ATGCCCGGCGTGAGCGAGCGAGTGCGGATCACCGATGTCTCCCCCCGCGACGGCCTCCAGAACGAGCCGCACGCCATCCCCACCGACGACAAGGCGAGACTCGTCGAACTCCTCACGCTCACGGGAGTCGACGAGGTCGAAGTCACCAGTTTCGTCAGCCCAAAGTGGGTGCCCCAACTCGGCGATGCCGTCCAGCTCTTTGAGGCCGTCGCGGACCTCAAGCCTCCGGAACTCGTCTTCTCCGCGCTCGTGCCCAATGACCGAGGGGCGCAGGCGGCCCTCCGCGTCAACGAGCACGCAGGACGACGAGTCATCGACAAGGTCGCCGTCTTCACTGCCACCAGCGAGACCTTCACCCGCAAGAACGTCAACGCCACCATCGCTGAGAGCGTCGAGCGCTTCCGGCCTGTCGTTGCCCTCTCCCACGGATCGGGCCTGCGCGTCAGAGGCTACGTCTCCTGCATCATCCGTTGTCCCTTCGAAGGGGACGTTCCACCCGCCAGAGTGGCTGAAGTCGCGTCCATCCTCCTCGACGCCGGCGTGGATGAGATCGACCTCGGCGACACCATCGGCGCGGCGACGCCCGAATCGCTCGCGCCCGTCCTCGACGCCATGCGCACGGTCGTCGGCGACTTCTCCCTCCGCGACGACGGCGAAGCCCCGCTCACGCTCCACCTGCACGACACGACCGGACGCGCCGCCGAGTGCGTCGCTACCGCCCTGGCGGCGGGCGTTCGCTCCTTTGATGCCGCCGCCGGCGGCCTCGGCGGCTGCCCCTTCGCGTCCACCGACGAAGCACGCGCACCGGGCAACATCGCCACCGTCCTCCTTATCCACGCCGTCGAGCGGGCGGGTTTCGTAACCGGCGTCGACCGCGAACGCCTCGCTGCGGCATCGGCCTTTGCCGAGCGCCTCGTCGCCCTTGCCGAGCGAGGGGGCGTCTGA
- a CDS encoding ABC transporter permease yields the protein MMMRQTAALFADAYRELNSRKLFWITLMLSGLVVAAFAAVGIDKQGLTILWFRLDFIPLNSDILPPALLYKTMFLNLGLNIWLAWIAAILALITTAGMIPDLIADGSIEMMLSKPISRVRLFLTKYAAGLLFVTLQVGVFSLASFVVIGVRGGEWEPALLLAVPLVVAFFSFLFCMCVLFGLLTRSTIASLLLTLLFWFFIFILNATDGALVQWRSMAEAQRDALITQVAQAEDNTRQLLIAERRSLGEELPEDYHPTDEEIAGVNPFLKGLREKRASAEKTAAQAAKWSRMIFTAKTIVPKTGETIALLERSLVSMADLDTLMSAGEEPRRTTVDEQTATVKVSDHEVAMRTTELLRERSALWVLGTSFAFEAVVLALSCVIFARRDF from the coding sequence ATGATGATGCGCCAGACCGCCGCCCTCTTCGCCGACGCCTACCGCGAACTCAACTCGCGCAAACTCTTCTGGATCACCCTGATGCTCTCGGGGCTGGTCGTGGCTGCCTTCGCGGCCGTCGGCATCGACAAGCAGGGGCTCACCATCCTCTGGTTCAGGCTGGACTTCATCCCACTCAACAGCGACATCCTCCCGCCCGCTCTTCTCTACAAGACCATGTTCCTCAACCTCGGGCTGAACATCTGGCTTGCATGGATCGCCGCCATCCTCGCCCTCATCACCACCGCCGGGATGATCCCGGACCTCATCGCCGATGGCTCGATCGAGATGATGCTCTCCAAGCCGATCTCACGCGTCCGGCTCTTCCTCACAAAGTACGCCGCCGGACTGCTCTTCGTCACCCTCCAGGTCGGCGTGTTCAGCCTCGCCTCGTTCGTCGTCATCGGCGTCCGCGGCGGCGAATGGGAGCCGGCACTCCTCCTCGCCGTACCGCTCGTCGTCGCCTTCTTCAGCTTCCTCTTCTGCATGTGCGTCCTGTTCGGCCTGCTCACCCGATCCACCATCGCCTCGCTGCTCCTCACGCTCCTCTTCTGGTTCTTCATCTTCATTCTGAACGCCACGGACGGAGCGCTCGTCCAGTGGCGGTCCATGGCGGAAGCCCAGCGCGACGCCCTGATCACTCAAGTCGCGCAGGCCGAGGACAACACACGTCAACTCCTGATCGCCGAGCGCCGATCGCTGGGCGAGGAACTCCCCGAGGACTACCACCCCACCGACGAGGAGATCGCAGGCGTCAACCCGTTCCTCAAGGGTCTGCGCGAGAAGCGGGCGAGCGCGGAGAAGACCGCCGCGCAGGCCGCGAAATGGTCCCGAATGATCTTCACGGCCAAGACCATCGTGCCCAAGACCGGCGAAACGATCGCCCTCCTCGAACGCTCACTCGTCTCTATGGCGGACCTGGACACCCTCATGAGTGCGGGTGAAGAACCACGACGCACCACCGTCGATGAGCAAACCGCGACAGTGAAGGTCAGCGATCACGAAGTCGCTATGCGCACCACCGAACTCCTCCGCGAACGCTCCGCCCTCTGGGTGCTCGGCACCTCCTTCGCCTTCGAGGCCGTTGTCCTCGCCCTCTCGTGCGTCATCTTCGCCCGCCGCGACTTCTGA
- a CDS encoding DUF433 domain-containing protein produces the protein MPIDAESLLKRITQKPGQCGGRPCIRGLRIRVMDVLEMLAEGVSEDEILADFPDLERDDIRACLVFAARRAAHVQVAA, from the coding sequence ATGCCGATCGACGCCGAGAGCCTGCTGAAGCGCATCACCCAGAAGCCGGGGCAGTGTGGGGGTCGCCCCTGCATCCGAGGGCTGCGGATCCGGGTGATGGACGTGCTCGAGATGCTGGCGGAGGGAGTCAGCGAGGACGAAATCCTCGCGGACTTCCCCGACCTGGAGCGTGACGACATCCGGGCGTGCCTGGTCTTCGCGGCGAGACGGGCCGCGCACGTGCAGGTGGCGGCGTGA
- a CDS encoding DUF1559 domain-containing protein: MRQTMERITTRASHRSVVGGGRPIACAFTLIELLVVVAIIALLVGLLLPALAHAREAGRATVCLANQKSLATAFVMYADDNDDGIVSSWTDRRDHDHSWADWPMLPDGGYMSTYALQQAKDTEGHKRGIRNGKLYPYLENVEAYHCPSDLRARGRGVAGAIAFRTYSMPNWVSGDEKWESYIGGHTVTRRMSAVQFPTSKFVFIEESDPRGVNMDSWVMHLDQEKWIDPLTVWHKDTSTIGYADGHAEVHVWQDRRTITMSRNQKFDVPCPGNADWAYLAGAWMNTKRN; this comes from the coding sequence ATGCGGCAGACCATGGAGAGGATCACGACGCGAGCCAGCCATCGGAGCGTCGTCGGTGGCGGACGTCCGATCGCGTGCGCGTTCACGCTGATCGAGCTGTTGGTCGTCGTCGCGATCATCGCCCTCCTGGTCGGCCTCCTGCTGCCAGCGCTGGCGCACGCCCGCGAAGCGGGCAGGGCGACGGTCTGCCTCGCCAACCAGAAGAGCCTGGCGACGGCGTTCGTCATGTACGCCGACGACAACGACGACGGGATCGTGTCGTCATGGACAGATCGGCGCGACCACGACCACAGTTGGGCCGACTGGCCCATGCTCCCCGACGGCGGATACATGAGCACCTACGCCCTCCAGCAGGCGAAGGACACGGAAGGCCACAAGAGGGGCATCCGCAACGGCAAACTCTACCCCTACCTGGAGAACGTCGAGGCGTATCACTGCCCTTCCGACCTCCGCGCGCGCGGGCGCGGCGTCGCCGGTGCGATCGCCTTCCGAACCTACTCGATGCCCAACTGGGTCAGCGGGGACGAGAAGTGGGAGTCGTACATCGGCGGGCACACGGTGACGCGCCGGATGAGCGCGGTGCAGTTCCCGACATCGAAGTTCGTTTTCATCGAAGAGTCCGATCCGCGGGGCGTGAACATGGATTCGTGGGTCATGCACCTCGACCAGGAGAAGTGGATCGACCCTCTGACCGTGTGGCACAAGGACACCAGCACGATCGGGTACGCCGACGGTCATGCCGAGGTCCACGTGTGGCAGGATCGGCGGACCATCACCATGAGTCGGAACCAGAAGTTCGATGTTCCGTGCCCCGGCAACGCGGACTGGGCGTACCTGGCGGGGGCGTGGATGAACACGAAGCGGAACTGA
- a CDS encoding acyl-CoA carboxylase subunit beta has protein sequence MYGICPARNFLQVKQPQALASLAPRWITAPALPCTDCTHRHVRPPDHARYATNQPTRSRDLTATANDLRRLTDEFLRTEREIRHGGGAKAIERQHAKNRLTAHERIARLVDVPSTGRAGASPASATAIDPHRDETPNFTELGLWCAHGMYAEHGGAPAAGVVTGIGLLHGRPHMIIANDATVKAGAFFPMTCKKIIRAQTIAHMARLPLIYLVDSAGVYLPMQEDVFPDTDDFGRIFRNNAVLSADGIPQIAAIMGYCVAGGGYLPVLCDTLLMTEGSGLYLAGPALVKAAIGQQVSDEELGGAEMHASVSGTIDFREPDDEACLVRVRSLAAKYAPATSRDATRSTASSYRDAADVYSIFTDKPGAQYDVKEIIACFVDSNAVPNTEGHQSLAPDFDEYKSEYGRSLVCGYARIGGHPCGIVANQCRLTTRTMPGGRAGPSKSTNMPRVIYDDSADKAARFIMDCNQRRIPIVFFHDTTGFMVGRDSEQAGIIRAGAKLVNAMSNCVVPKIVVIMGGSYGAGNYAMCGRAFDQFLSFAWPSAKCAVMGAAQATGTLAMIEEKSRERKGETIDPETHRAILDAVRASYNEQQDIRHGAARGWVDRIIQPHRTRDELIAALDATRNWDYSREFRTGVLQT, from the coding sequence ATGTACGGAATCTGTCCTGCTCGCAACTTCCTGCAAGTCAAGCAACCGCAAGCTCTTGCATCGCTCGCACCGCGGTGGATAACCGCTCCCGCCCTTCCATGCACCGACTGCACTCACCGACATGTCAGGCCTCCCGACCACGCCCGCTACGCTACGAACCAGCCGACGAGGAGCCGCGACTTGACCGCGACCGCCAACGACCTTCGCCGACTCACCGACGAGTTCCTCCGCACCGAGCGCGAGATCCGCCACGGCGGCGGCGCCAAGGCCATTGAACGCCAGCACGCCAAGAACCGACTCACCGCACACGAACGCATCGCCCGACTTGTCGATGTCCCCTCCACAGGTCGGGCGGGCGCCTCCCCCGCCTCCGCGACCGCGATCGACCCCCACCGCGACGAAACTCCCAACTTCACCGAACTCGGACTCTGGTGCGCCCACGGCATGTACGCCGAGCACGGCGGCGCGCCCGCGGCCGGCGTCGTCACCGGCATCGGCCTCCTCCACGGCCGACCGCACATGATCATCGCCAACGACGCCACCGTGAAGGCAGGCGCATTCTTCCCGATGACCTGCAAGAAGATCATCCGCGCCCAGACCATCGCCCATATGGCCCGCCTGCCGCTGATCTACCTCGTCGACTCGGCGGGCGTCTACCTGCCCATGCAGGAGGACGTCTTCCCGGACACCGACGACTTCGGGCGCATCTTCCGCAACAACGCCGTGCTCAGCGCGGACGGCATTCCGCAGATCGCGGCCATCATGGGCTACTGCGTGGCCGGCGGAGGGTACCTGCCCGTGCTGTGCGACACGCTGCTGATGACGGAGGGGTCGGGCCTGTACCTCGCCGGCCCCGCCCTGGTGAAGGCGGCGATCGGGCAGCAGGTCTCGGACGAGGAACTCGGCGGCGCGGAGATGCACGCGAGCGTCAGCGGAACCATCGACTTCCGCGAGCCGGACGACGAGGCGTGCCTCGTCCGCGTGCGCTCGCTGGCCGCGAAGTACGCACCGGCGACGAGCCGCGACGCGACACGCTCGACCGCTTCGTCGTACCGCGACGCCGCGGACGTGTACTCGATCTTCACCGACAAGCCCGGCGCGCAGTACGACGTGAAGGAAATCATCGCGTGCTTCGTCGACTCGAACGCGGTTCCCAATACCGAAGGTCACCAGTCCCTCGCCCCCGACTTCGACGAATACAAGTCGGAGTACGGCCGATCGCTCGTCTGCGGCTACGCACGCATCGGCGGGCATCCCTGCGGCATCGTCGCCAACCAGTGCCGCCTGACCACGCGCACCATGCCCGGCGGCCGCGCCGGACCGTCGAAGTCGACCAACATGCCCCGCGTAATCTACGACGACTCCGCCGACAAGGCCGCCCGCTTCATTATGGACTGCAACCAGCGCAGGATTCCCATCGTCTTCTTTCACGACACCACCGGCTTCATGGTCGGGCGCGACAGCGAGCAGGCGGGCATCATCCGCGCCGGCGCGAAACTCGTCAACGCCATGAGCAACTGCGTCGTGCCCAAGATCGTCGTCATCATGGGAGGAAGTTACGGCGCGGGCAACTACGCCATGTGCGGCCGCGCCTTCGACCAGTTCCTCTCCTTCGCATGGCCCAGCGCCAAGTGCGCCGTCATGGGCGCGGCCCAGGCCACCGGCACGCTCGCCATGATCGAGGAGAAGAGCCGGGAACGAAAGGGTGAGACCATCGACCCCGAGACCCACCGTGCGATCCTCGACGCCGTACGCGCGTCCTACAACGAGCAGCAGGACATCCGCCACGGCGCCGCCCGCGGCTGGGTCGACCGCATCATCCAGCCCCACCGCACCCGCGACGAACTCATCGCCGCCCTCGACGCGACGCGGAACTGGGACTACTCACGCGAGTTCCGGACGGGGGTGCTGCAGACGTGA